From Streptomyces sp. TLI_053, a single genomic window includes:
- a CDS encoding ATP-dependent DNA helicase, producing MTAVLSHPDQLKELLGIPFNREQIAAIGAPLRPAVIVAGAGSGKTTVMAARVVWLVGSGAVRPEQVLGLTFTNKAAGELAERVRAALRQAGVGQPPADDDRYAAPADEALGEPEISTYHAFAGRLLKEHGLRIGIEPDVRLLADATRFQLAAKVLRSARGPFPALTGTFTGLVADLTALDGELAEHLVTPERLRAHDEELLDTLAGVRLSNEDLRAVPAGARARLELLRLVEDYRRRKSAAGLMDFGDQIAAAARLAQQRPEVGALLRDQYRVVLLDEYQDTSVAQRLMLAGLFGAGPDGPAPGHPVTAVGDPCQAIYGWRGASVANLDDFPHHFPAADGTPADRYALSENRRSGGRLLALANGLAAPLRAMHEGVEALRPAPGAELDGRVLAALLPTHAEEIDWLADRIAHLVRTGTAPGRIAVLCRGGAAFPDVHAALVAREVPVEVVGLGGLLHLPEVADLVAVCEVLQDPTANAALVRLLIGPRWRIGPRDLALLGRRAAELVRTARPEGVEPLAAAVAETDPTEVVSLADALESFLDGEEPEEPDAPQFSAEARIRFARLARELRELRRSLAEPLMDVLHRVLAVTGLEVELAASPHALAARRRETLHAFLDVAASFSDLDGDPGLAAFLGFLRAAQEHDRGLDAGLPGGEDTVKVLTAHKSKGLEWDVVAVPGLVRGAFPSSTPRERWTSAKRVLPHALRGDAATLPDVRGGWNAKAMKEFKAALAEHSATEELRLGYVAFTRPRSLLLASGHWWGPSQKTPRGPSAFLEQLREHAELPGNGEVDHWAEPPAEDAENPALAAPVERPWPLPLDPAAQHARRRVAEVVHRRLAGQPAPEPGPMAPEDRRLVESWDRDLTALIGELERSRGRVREVPLPASLSATQLLRLAADPDGFAHDLARPMPRPPQPAARRGTRFHAWVQSRIEPLMLIGPGALPGADDDGIEDEQDLERLKEAFLRTPYADRAPLRVEAPFQLVLAGRVVRGRIDAVYRDGDGGSEIGGASRYEVVDWKTHREETADPLQLAVYRLAWAEQAGVPPEQVTASFLYVRSGRIEQPAGLPDRKELERLLIGNSEE from the coding sequence GTGACCGCCGTGCTCAGCCATCCCGATCAGCTCAAGGAGCTGCTGGGCATCCCCTTCAACCGGGAGCAGATCGCGGCGATCGGCGCCCCGTTGCGGCCCGCCGTCATCGTCGCCGGCGCCGGCTCCGGCAAGACCACCGTGATGGCCGCCCGGGTGGTCTGGCTGGTCGGCTCCGGCGCCGTCCGCCCCGAGCAGGTCCTCGGCCTCACCTTCACCAACAAGGCCGCCGGCGAACTCGCCGAGCGCGTCCGCGCGGCCCTGCGCCAGGCCGGGGTCGGGCAGCCCCCGGCGGACGACGACCGGTACGCCGCCCCCGCCGACGAGGCCCTCGGCGAACCCGAGATCTCCACCTACCACGCCTTCGCCGGTCGCCTCCTCAAGGAGCACGGCCTGCGCATCGGCATCGAGCCGGACGTCCGGCTGCTCGCCGACGCCACCCGCTTCCAGCTCGCCGCCAAGGTGCTGCGCTCCGCCCGGGGCCCCTTCCCCGCCCTCACCGGCACCTTCACCGGCCTGGTCGCCGACCTCACCGCCCTCGACGGCGAACTCGCCGAGCACCTCGTCACGCCCGAGCGGCTGCGCGCCCACGACGAGGAGCTGCTCGACACCCTGGCCGGCGTCCGGCTGAGCAACGAGGACCTGCGGGCGGTGCCCGCCGGCGCCCGGGCCCGGCTGGAGCTGCTGCGCCTGGTCGAGGACTACCGGCGCCGCAAGAGCGCGGCCGGTCTGATGGACTTCGGCGACCAGATCGCCGCCGCCGCCCGGCTCGCCCAGCAGCGGCCGGAGGTCGGCGCCCTGCTGCGGGACCAGTACCGGGTGGTGCTGCTCGACGAGTACCAGGACACCTCCGTCGCCCAGCGCCTGATGCTGGCCGGTCTGTTCGGCGCCGGCCCGGACGGCCCCGCCCCCGGCCACCCGGTCACCGCCGTCGGCGACCCCTGCCAGGCCATCTACGGCTGGCGCGGCGCCTCCGTCGCCAACCTCGACGACTTCCCGCACCATTTCCCCGCCGCCGACGGCACCCCCGCCGACCGGTACGCGCTCAGCGAGAACCGGCGCAGCGGCGGCCGGCTGCTCGCCCTCGCCAACGGGCTCGCCGCGCCGCTGCGCGCCATGCACGAGGGCGTCGAGGCGCTGCGCCCCGCCCCCGGCGCCGAACTCGACGGCCGGGTGCTGGCCGCGCTGCTGCCCACCCACGCCGAGGAGATCGACTGGCTCGCCGACCGGATCGCCCACCTGGTGCGCACCGGCACCGCCCCCGGCCGGATCGCCGTGCTGTGCCGGGGCGGCGCGGCCTTCCCCGACGTGCACGCCGCGCTGGTCGCCCGCGAGGTACCGGTCGAGGTGGTCGGCCTCGGCGGGCTGCTCCACCTGCCCGAGGTCGCCGACCTGGTGGCGGTGTGCGAGGTGCTCCAGGACCCGACCGCCAACGCCGCGCTGGTCCGGCTGCTGATCGGCCCGCGCTGGCGGATCGGCCCGCGCGACCTCGCGCTGCTCGGCCGGCGCGCCGCCGAACTGGTCCGCACCGCGCGCCCCGAGGGCGTGGAGCCGCTCGCCGCCGCCGTCGCCGAGACCGACCCGACCGAGGTGGTCTCGCTCGCCGACGCCCTGGAGAGCTTCCTGGACGGCGAGGAGCCCGAGGAGCCGGACGCCCCGCAGTTCTCCGCCGAGGCCCGGATCCGCTTCGCCCGGCTCGCCCGCGAACTGCGGGAGCTGCGCCGCTCGCTCGCCGAACCGCTGATGGACGTGCTGCACCGGGTGCTCGCCGTCACCGGCCTGGAGGTCGAACTCGCCGCCTCCCCGCACGCGCTCGCAGCCCGCCGCCGGGAGACCCTGCACGCCTTCCTCGACGTCGCCGCCTCCTTCTCCGACCTCGACGGCGACCCGGGCCTCGCCGCCTTCCTCGGCTTCCTGCGGGCCGCCCAGGAGCACGACCGGGGCCTGGACGCCGGTCTGCCCGGCGGCGAGGACACCGTCAAGGTCCTCACCGCGCACAAGTCCAAGGGCCTGGAGTGGGACGTCGTGGCGGTGCCCGGTCTGGTCCGGGGCGCCTTCCCGTCCTCGACCCCGCGCGAGCGGTGGACCAGCGCCAAGCGGGTCCTGCCGCACGCCCTGCGCGGCGACGCGGCCACCCTGCCCGATGTGCGGGGCGGCTGGAACGCGAAGGCCATGAAGGAGTTCAAGGCCGCCCTGGCCGAGCACTCCGCCACCGAGGAACTGCGCCTCGGCTACGTCGCCTTCACCCGCCCCCGGTCCCTGCTGCTCGCCTCCGGCCACTGGTGGGGGCCCAGCCAGAAGACCCCGCGCGGCCCCTCGGCCTTCCTGGAGCAGCTGCGCGAGCACGCCGAGCTGCCGGGCAACGGCGAGGTCGACCACTGGGCCGAGCCGCCCGCGGAGGACGCCGAGAACCCGGCGCTCGCCGCACCCGTCGAACGCCCCTGGCCGCTGCCGCTGGACCCGGCCGCCCAGCACGCCCGCCGCCGGGTCGCCGAGGTCGTGCACCGGCGCCTGGCCGGGCAGCCCGCCCCCGAGCCCGGGCCGATGGCGCCCGAGGACCGCCGGCTGGTCGAGTCCTGGGACCGCGACCTGACCGCGCTGATCGGCGAGTTGGAGCGCTCCCGCGGCCGGGTGCGGGAGGTGCCGCTGCCGGCCTCGCTCTCCGCCACCCAGCTGCTGCGGCTGGCCGCCGACCCGGACGGCTTCGCGCACGACCTCGCCCGCCCGATGCCCCGCCCGCCGCAGCCCGCGGCCCGGCGCGGCACCCGCTTCCACGCCTGGGTGCAGTCGCGGATCGAACCGCTGATGCTGATCGGCCCGGGCGCGCTGCCCGGTGCCGACGACGACGGAATCGAGGACGAGCAGGACCTGGAGCGCCTCAAGGAGGCGTTCCTGCGCACCCCGTACGCGGACCGGGCCCCGCTGCGGGTCGAGGCACCGTTCCAGCTGGTGCTGGCGGGCCGGGTGGTGCGCGGCCGGATCGACGCGGTCTACCGTGACGGTGACGGCGGGTCAGAAATCGGCGGCGCGTCACGCTACGAAGTGGTGGACTGGAAGACGCACCGCGAGGAGACCGCCGACCCGCTCCAACTCGCCGTGTACCGACTGGCGTGGGCCGAACAGGCCGGCGTTCCGCCGGAGCAGGTCACGGCCTCGTTCCTGTACGTCCGGAGCGGCCGGATCGAACAACCCGCAGGACTTCCCGACCGAAAAGAGTTGGAACGGCTCCTGATCGGGAACAGTGAAGAATGA
- a CDS encoding FtsX-like permease family protein — protein MELNKYGFIASSRAVLLDPPARSEVPFYAYLDSRGSGSPTPFFDRTAVVILGTVVGMALLEIVLLAGPAFAVGARRSRRQLGLLAAGGGDRAQVRAVVLGGGVVLGLTGAVVGLVGGIGLVALFRTRAEAAAGERFGHFDLQPLDLLGILLIGLVTGLLAAVVPAVQASRQDVVAALTGRDTLKPPSRKLALLGLLMLGGGSALALLGSTGGFGGRSLSVLGGSVVAELGMVALTPYLVGLFGRIGRWLPLGPRLALRDSVRHRGRTAPAVAAVMAAVAGSVAVGVYVASSDEQHRREYVAAGPANAVILASGWGASADGSMLAQQRGAVQNSVPGLGARADVQRVTYLGDCRAGGNSCGSVSVALPEERQCPIWGKNRRSLTAEDIDRLGREDPRCKEDRISRGNSFGSVQVGDANLLRNLYGIADPAFGQAVAAGKAVVFDERYLKDGKVSIDLTEPYPAGPMDANFEPAVRTVTVDAVLAAGDAALGGTAVVGADTVRRLGLTSTDAGSVWLPDTAPTDGSEQRARAALAKLSDGIDFEVERGYRSPGDLISLGLTAFAGLVALGAAGIATGLAAADSQRDLTTLAAVGAAPRIRRTLSGFQCGVIAAMGALLGAVAGVVPAVALRKVEAASAAYPGMSLQEEAAKGALVFPWFTIAGTVILLPLLAVGLAALLTRSRISLLRRSG, from the coding sequence ATGGAGCTCAACAAGTACGGCTTCATCGCCTCCTCGCGCGCCGTGCTGCTCGACCCGCCGGCCCGCTCCGAGGTGCCCTTCTACGCCTACCTGGACAGCCGCGGCAGCGGCAGTCCCACCCCCTTCTTCGACCGGACCGCGGTCGTCATTCTCGGCACCGTGGTCGGCATGGCCCTGCTGGAGATCGTCCTGCTGGCCGGTCCCGCCTTCGCCGTCGGCGCCCGCCGCTCCCGCCGCCAGCTCGGTCTGCTCGCCGCCGGCGGCGGTGACCGTGCCCAGGTGCGGGCCGTCGTCCTCGGCGGCGGTGTCGTGCTCGGCCTCACCGGCGCCGTCGTCGGCCTGGTCGGCGGCATCGGCCTCGTCGCGCTGTTCCGCACCCGCGCCGAGGCGGCCGCCGGCGAGCGCTTCGGCCACTTCGACCTGCAGCCGCTCGACCTGCTCGGCATCCTGCTGATCGGTCTCGTCACCGGTCTGCTCGCCGCCGTCGTGCCCGCCGTCCAGGCCTCCCGGCAGGACGTCGTCGCCGCCCTCACCGGGCGCGACACGCTCAAGCCGCCCAGCCGCAAGCTCGCCCTGCTCGGCCTGCTGATGCTCGGCGGCGGCTCCGCCCTCGCCCTGCTCGGCTCCACCGGCGGCTTCGGCGGCCGCTCCCTCTCCGTGCTCGGCGGCTCCGTGGTCGCCGAACTCGGCATGGTCGCCCTCACCCCCTACCTGGTCGGCCTGTTCGGCCGGATCGGCCGCTGGCTGCCGCTCGGCCCCCGCCTCGCCCTGCGCGACTCCGTCCGCCACCGCGGCCGCACCGCCCCCGCCGTCGCCGCCGTCATGGCCGCCGTCGCCGGCAGCGTCGCCGTCGGTGTCTACGTCGCCAGCAGCGACGAGCAGCACCGCCGCGAGTACGTGGCCGCCGGACCGGCCAACGCCGTCATCCTGGCCAGCGGCTGGGGCGCCTCCGCCGACGGTTCGATGCTGGCCCAGCAGCGCGGCGCCGTGCAGAACTCCGTCCCCGGCCTCGGCGCCCGCGCCGACGTCCAGCGGGTCACCTACCTCGGCGACTGCCGGGCCGGCGGCAACAGCTGCGGCAGCGTCTCGGTGGCCCTGCCCGAGGAGCGGCAGTGCCCGATCTGGGGCAAGAACCGGCGCAGCCTCACCGCGGAGGACATCGACCGGCTCGGCCGTGAGGACCCGCGCTGCAAGGAGGACCGGATCAGCCGGGGCAACAGCTTCGGCTCCGTCCAGGTCGGCGACGCGAACCTGCTGCGCAACCTCTACGGCATCGCCGACCCGGCCTTCGGGCAGGCGGTCGCCGCCGGCAAGGCCGTCGTCTTCGACGAGCGGTACCTCAAGGACGGCAAGGTCTCCATCGACCTCACCGAGCCCTACCCGGCCGGGCCGATGGACGCGAACTTCGAGCCCGCCGTGCGCACCGTCACCGTCGACGCCGTGCTCGCGGCCGGAGACGCCGCCCTCGGCGGAACCGCCGTGGTCGGCGCCGACACCGTCCGCCGCCTCGGCCTCACCAGCACCGACGCCGGCTCCGTCTGGCTGCCCGACACCGCGCCCACCGACGGCAGCGAGCAGCGGGCCCGCGCGGCCCTGGCCAAGCTGTCCGACGGCATCGACTTCGAGGTCGAGCGCGGCTACCGGTCCCCGGGCGACCTGATCAGCCTCGGGCTCACCGCGTTCGCCGGCCTCGTGGCCCTCGGCGCCGCCGGGATCGCCACCGGCCTCGCGGCCGCCGACTCCCAGCGCGACCTCACCACCCTCGCCGCCGTCGGGGCCGCGCCCCGGATCCGGCGCACCCTCTCCGGGTTCCAGTGCGGGGTCATCGCCGCCATGGGCGCCCTGCTCGGAGCGGTCGCGGGCGTGGTGCCCGCGGTCGCCCTGCGCAAGGTCGAGGCGGCCTCGGCGGCCTACCCCGGGATGAGCCTCCAGGAGGAGGCGGCCAAGGGCGCCCTGGTGTTCCCCTGGTTCACCATCGCCGGCACCGTGATCCTGCTGCCGCTGCTCGCGGTCGGGCTGGCCGCGCTGCTCACCCGCTCGCGGATCTCGCTGCTGCGCCGCTCCGGCTGA
- a CDS encoding PP2C family protein-serine/threonine phosphatase, which yields MSATGWIRERFAGPTPGTAPGATGTWPRTALSLPFIGMALVVVLDYFTDAAVTVEPALTAVPALAAVVSRRTWYPLAIGACTELAAFAMAVRNDVLAESVHSATVFAIVLVAVISWVSATLRLRQERLLADAQLVASIARRVLLRPVPDRVGTVRAAVHYAAAAAHARIGGDLYEVVNTRHGVRAVVGDVRGKGLGAVETAAAVLGAFREAAHQEAALDKVAGWLADSLDRALHENDHPGVEEEFVTLVLIGVGPDGTAEIVNCGHPAPLLLRGGEAVRPLELAETVPPLGVLDPLDVRPPVHRVPLRPGDRVLLFTDGVIEARDRAGVFYPLAERFPRHADGGPVEVLRRLHEDVVRHVGRQLGDDAAMLLLQYDPPPVTDRPVTATAVAAAPAPADPGGQPAPPAPRAPSVPHVPQQNAHLTRQ from the coding sequence TTGAGCGCGACCGGATGGATCAGAGAACGGTTCGCCGGGCCGACCCCGGGAACCGCACCCGGCGCGACCGGCACCTGGCCGAGGACGGCGTTGTCGCTGCCGTTCATCGGTATGGCGCTGGTTGTCGTCCTCGACTACTTCACCGACGCCGCGGTGACCGTCGAACCGGCGCTCACCGCCGTCCCCGCGCTGGCCGCCGTGGTCAGCCGCCGCACCTGGTACCCCCTCGCCATCGGCGCCTGCACCGAGCTCGCGGCCTTCGCCATGGCCGTGCGCAACGACGTGCTCGCCGAGTCCGTGCACAGCGCCACCGTCTTCGCCATCGTCCTCGTCGCCGTGATCAGCTGGGTCAGTGCCACCCTGAGGCTGCGCCAGGAGCGCCTCCTCGCCGACGCCCAGCTGGTCGCCTCCATCGCCCGGCGCGTCCTGCTGCGCCCCGTCCCCGACCGGGTCGGGACCGTCCGCGCCGCCGTCCACTACGCGGCCGCCGCCGCCCACGCCCGCATCGGCGGCGACCTCTACGAAGTCGTCAACACCCGGCACGGTGTGCGTGCCGTCGTCGGCGACGTGCGCGGCAAGGGTCTCGGCGCGGTCGAGACCGCCGCCGCCGTGCTCGGCGCCTTCCGCGAGGCGGCCCACCAGGAGGCCGCCCTCGACAAGGTCGCCGGCTGGCTCGCCGACAGCCTCGACCGCGCCCTGCACGAGAACGACCACCCCGGCGTCGAGGAGGAGTTCGTCACCCTCGTCCTGATCGGCGTCGGCCCCGACGGCACCGCCGAGATCGTCAACTGCGGCCACCCCGCCCCGCTGCTGCTGCGCGGCGGCGAGGCCGTCCGTCCGCTCGAACTCGCCGAGACGGTGCCCCCGCTCGGCGTCCTCGACCCCCTCGACGTCCGGCCCCCGGTCCACCGGGTCCCGCTCCGCCCCGGAGACCGGGTCCTGCTCTTCACCGACGGCGTCATCGAGGCCCGCGACCGGGCCGGCGTCTTCTACCCGCTCGCCGAACGCTTCCCCCGGCACGCCGACGGCGGACCGGTGGAGGTGCTGCGCCGCCTGCACGAGGACGTCGTGCGCCACGTCGGACGCCAGCTCGGCGACGACGCGGCCATGCTGCTGCTCCAGTACGACCCGCCGCCGGTCACCGACCGGCCCGTCACCGCCACCGCCGTCGCGGCCGCGCCGGCCCCGGCCGATCCCGGCGGGCAGCCCGCCCCGCCGGCCCCGCGCGCGCCGTCCGTCCCGCACGTCCCGCAGCAGAACGCGCACCTGACCCGGCAGTAG
- a CDS encoding endonuclease/exonuclease/phosphatase family protein, translated as MSQLRIATFNLLHGRPLAPDGAPRPFPPDPAAPLAEAVAALDADVLALQEVDRHQARSGGTDQAAVAAAAMGATDWRFAAALHGRPAPVAGWLPEPSAPPGIQVYGPADLDGQAPPAYGTALLTRLPVLHWRARRFAPAPFGLPLRVAGRRGLTPVPDEPRAALAAVLEGGQGPFTVVAAHLSFVPGWNMAQLAAIRRWIADLPQPYLVLGDFNLVGAVPRTVLGGASALERSAPRARVRELRAARRARPALVEPRRRRVREPRARLQGWYDLARTPTYPSHRPAVQFDHVLAVGVPRTAVGPATAPRTAVSDHRPLVVRVSL; from the coding sequence GTGAGCCAGTTGCGCATCGCCACCTTCAACCTGCTGCACGGCCGACCGCTGGCCCCCGACGGCGCCCCGCGGCCCTTCCCGCCCGACCCCGCGGCACCGCTCGCGGAGGCGGTGGCCGCGCTGGACGCCGACGTACTGGCCCTCCAGGAGGTGGACCGGCACCAGGCCCGCTCGGGCGGAACCGACCAGGCGGCCGTCGCCGCCGCCGCGATGGGCGCCACCGACTGGCGCTTCGCCGCGGCCCTGCACGGCCGCCCCGCGCCGGTGGCCGGCTGGCTGCCGGAGCCCTCGGCGCCGCCCGGGATCCAGGTGTACGGACCGGCCGACCTCGACGGGCAGGCACCGCCCGCCTACGGCACCGCGCTGCTGACCCGGCTGCCGGTGCTGCACTGGCGGGCCCGCCGGTTCGCGCCGGCGCCGTTCGGACTCCCGCTGCGGGTGGCCGGCCGGCGCGGGCTGACGCCCGTTCCGGACGAGCCGCGCGCGGCACTCGCGGCGGTGCTGGAGGGCGGGCAGGGGCCGTTCACGGTGGTCGCGGCGCACCTGTCCTTCGTGCCGGGCTGGAACATGGCGCAGCTGGCGGCGATCCGCCGGTGGATCGCCGACCTGCCGCAGCCGTACCTGGTGCTGGGGGACTTCAACCTGGTGGGCGCGGTGCCGCGCACGGTGCTGGGCGGGGCGAGCGCGCTGGAGCGCTCGGCCCCCCGGGCGCGGGTGCGGGAGCTGCGGGCGGCCCGGCGGGCCCGGCCCGCGCTGGTGGAGCCGCGCCGGCGGCGGGTTCGGGAGCCGCGGGCGCGGCTCCAGGGCTGGTACGACCTGGCGCGCACGCCCACCTACCCCTCGCACCGGCCGGCGGTGCAGTTCGACCACGTGCTGGCGGTGGGGGTGCCGCGGACGGCGGTGGGCCCGGCGACGGCGCCGCGCACGGCGGTGTCGGACCACCGCCCGCTGGTGGTCCGGGTCTCGCTGTAG
- a CDS encoding ABC transporter ATP-binding protein gives MSHTDPTSSGAAVLHLDNVTRVHGQGAAEVQALRGVDLKVRPGEFVAVMGPSGSGKSTLLTLAGGLDTPSTGQVLVEGVALGGLNRKKLAEVRRRSVGYVFQDYNLIPALTAAENISLPRELDGVSARAARREALVALEELGIPELADRFPDDMSGGQQQRVAIARALIGDRRLVLADEPTGALDSTTGESVLAVLRARCDAGAAAMMVTHEARHAAWADRVVFLRDGRMVDESASQDAGSLLVAAATNAKGPVAE, from the coding sequence GTGTCCCACACCGATCCGACCAGCAGCGGCGCCGCCGTCCTGCACCTGGACAACGTCACCCGTGTCCACGGCCAGGGCGCCGCCGAGGTCCAGGCACTGCGGGGTGTCGACCTCAAGGTCCGCCCCGGCGAGTTCGTCGCCGTCATGGGCCCGTCCGGCTCCGGCAAGTCCACCCTGCTCACCCTCGCCGGCGGCCTCGACACCCCCAGTACCGGCCAGGTCCTGGTCGAGGGCGTCGCGCTCGGCGGCCTCAACCGCAAGAAGCTCGCCGAGGTCCGCCGCCGCTCCGTCGGCTACGTCTTCCAGGACTACAACCTGATACCGGCCCTCACCGCCGCCGAGAACATCTCGCTGCCGCGCGAACTCGACGGCGTGTCCGCCCGCGCCGCCCGCCGGGAGGCCCTCGTCGCCCTGGAGGAGCTCGGCATCCCCGAACTCGCCGACCGCTTCCCCGACGACATGTCCGGCGGCCAGCAGCAGCGCGTCGCCATCGCCCGCGCCCTCATCGGCGACCGCCGTCTCGTCCTCGCCGACGAGCCCACCGGTGCCCTCGACTCCACCACCGGCGAGTCCGTGCTCGCCGTGCTGCGCGCCCGCTGCGACGCCGGCGCCGCCGCCATGATGGTCACCCACGAGGCCCGGCACGCCGCCTGGGCCGACCGCGTGGTCTTCCTCCGCGACGGCCGCATGGTCGACGAGAGCGCCAGCCAGGACGCCGGCAGCCTGCTCGTCGCCGCCGCCACCAACGCGAAGGGCCCGGTGGCGGAGTGA
- a CDS encoding PadR family transcriptional regulator, which yields MSIRHGLLALLDQGPRYGYQLRTEFEARTGATWPLNVGQVYTTLARLERDGLVVPAGEDEEGHQFYEATEAGRAELRTWFDTPVPRTNPPRDELAIKLAMAVTVPGVDVPAVVQGQRRHSIKALQDYTRLKARALAGESRPGGPGQPGADLAWLLVLEQLIFQTEAEVRWLDHCESRLAQHAETEQARAAEQRAAGAGDGAAAAPARFGRRRSKA from the coding sequence ATGTCCATTCGCCACGGCCTGCTCGCCCTGCTCGACCAGGGGCCGCGCTACGGCTACCAGCTGAGAACCGAGTTCGAGGCGCGCACCGGCGCCACCTGGCCGCTCAACGTCGGCCAGGTCTACACCACCCTGGCCAGACTGGAGCGCGACGGACTGGTCGTCCCCGCCGGCGAGGACGAGGAGGGCCACCAGTTCTACGAGGCCACCGAGGCCGGCCGGGCCGAACTGCGGACCTGGTTCGACACCCCGGTGCCGCGCACCAACCCGCCCCGGGACGAACTCGCCATCAAGCTCGCCATGGCCGTCACCGTCCCGGGCGTCGACGTCCCCGCCGTGGTCCAGGGCCAGCGCCGGCACAGCATCAAGGCGCTCCAGGACTACACCCGGCTCAAGGCCCGCGCCCTGGCCGGGGAGAGCCGGCCCGGCGGGCCCGGGCAGCCCGGCGCCGACCTCGCCTGGCTGCTCGTGCTCGAACAGCTGATCTTCCAGACCGAGGCCGAGGTCCGCTGGCTCGACCACTGCGAGTCCCGGCTCGCCCAGCACGCGGAGACGGAGCAGGCCCGCGCGGCCGAGCAGCGCGCCGCGGGGGCGGGTGACGGCGCTGCGGCCGCGCCCGCCCGCTTCGGCCGCCGCCGCAGCAAGGCCTGA